The following coding sequences are from one Comamonas koreensis window:
- a CDS encoding SDR family NAD(P)-dependent oxidoreductase yields the protein MDWLQLDLRICVVTGGAKGLGAGIVQALLASGCRVAVLDHDSDALAQLAATHPDGQRLLPLSADVSSPAAVEAAFQTLQQHWGAGPSVLVNNAAITSAAPLAELDPGIWERQLQINLGGYLRMGQAFYRHSDASLPRAIVNIASISAQNAQPLSGGYSMSKAAIRMLTNQMCLEWGPAGIRCNTVSPGLFVTPLSERFYRNPDDRARREQVVPLRRIGQSEELAQAVVFLASPRASYVHGADLVVDGGFSHSLMTHIPRAYGQGQLGPGKAQPGLVQSTNPGIRNM from the coding sequence ATGGACTGGCTGCAATTGGACCTACGCATCTGCGTCGTCACCGGCGGCGCCAAGGGACTGGGCGCCGGCATTGTGCAAGCACTGCTGGCGAGCGGCTGCCGCGTGGCGGTGCTCGACCACGACAGCGATGCGCTGGCGCAGCTCGCCGCCACCCATCCCGATGGCCAGCGTCTGCTGCCGCTGAGCGCCGATGTCTCATCACCCGCTGCGGTAGAGGCTGCGTTTCAAACACTGCAACAGCACTGGGGCGCCGGGCCCAGCGTGCTGGTCAACAACGCCGCCATCACCAGCGCCGCGCCGCTGGCCGAGCTGGACCCTGGCATCTGGGAGCGCCAACTGCAGATCAACCTGGGCGGCTACCTGCGCATGGGCCAGGCCTTCTACCGCCATTCCGACGCCAGCCTGCCGCGCGCCATTGTCAATATCGCTTCGATCTCGGCCCAGAACGCCCAACCGCTGAGCGGCGGCTACAGCATGAGCAAGGCCGCCATCCGCATGCTGACTAACCAGATGTGCCTGGAATGGGGCCCCGCAGGCATCCGCTGCAACACCGTCAGCCCCGGCCTGTTTGTGACCCCGCTGAGCGAGCGCTTCTACCGCAACCCGGACGACCGCGCCCGCCGCGAGCAGGTCGTCCCCCTGCGCCGCATCGGCCAGAGCGAAGAACTCGCCCAGGCGGTGGTCTTCCTCGCCAGCCCCCGGGCCAGCTATGTCCATGGCGCGGATCTGGTGGTCGATGGCGGCTTCAGCCATTCGCTGATGACGCATATTCCTCGGGCTTATGGGCAGGGGCAGCTGGGTCCTGGGAAAGCGCAGCCTGGCTTGGTGCAGTCCACCAATCCAGGCATCCGCAACATGTGA
- a CDS encoding LysR family transcriptional regulator: MPSQLPETSSHAIHPRALNMRQLEVFHAIMTTGTISGAALALHVSQPALSRALAHCEARLGYLLFERLGRRLQPTPEAQRLHEEARDVYRGLDRLNSLAQRIGHAGVDTLHLACSATFANTLIPQALQQLMRYSPQLRVDFRTATYDELPEYLLSGQADVGVSLVESNHPGLKSRLLGRQRLLCVLPPQHPLADRAMVDPLALCDTAWIGYPPDTPLGRLCASALAMDASSASIQVRSPAIALSCVQTGLGAAIVDASCIRHIPRDDIVVRPLTTEVYSNIWTITSARQPCPATGQQFIDALHAVLKQLSAAEPWPPASKTSGAA; encoded by the coding sequence ATGCCAAGCCAATTGCCTGAAACCAGCAGCCACGCCATTCACCCCCGCGCACTGAACATGCGGCAGCTGGAGGTGTTCCATGCCATCATGACCACCGGCACCATCAGCGGCGCGGCCTTGGCCCTGCATGTATCGCAGCCGGCACTGAGCCGGGCACTGGCGCACTGCGAAGCCCGCCTGGGCTATTTGTTGTTTGAGCGGCTGGGCAGAAGGCTGCAGCCCACGCCCGAAGCCCAGCGCCTGCACGAAGAGGCGCGCGACGTGTACCGAGGCCTGGACCGGCTCAACAGCCTGGCCCAGCGCATCGGCCATGCGGGCGTGGACACCTTGCACCTGGCCTGCAGTGCCACGTTTGCCAACACCTTGATTCCGCAGGCACTGCAGCAACTGATGCGCTACAGCCCGCAATTGCGTGTCGACTTTCGCACGGCGACCTATGACGAGTTGCCAGAGTACCTGCTGTCGGGTCAAGCCGATGTGGGCGTTTCTTTGGTGGAGTCGAACCACCCGGGCTTGAAATCACGCTTGCTGGGCCGCCAGCGCCTGCTGTGCGTACTGCCCCCGCAACACCCGCTGGCGGACCGGGCCATGGTGGATCCGCTTGCGTTGTGCGACACCGCATGGATCGGATACCCGCCGGACACCCCGCTGGGACGCCTATGCGCCTCAGCGCTGGCGATGGATGCCAGCTCGGCGAGCATCCAGGTGCGCTCGCCGGCCATTGCCCTCAGTTGCGTTCAGACGGGCTTGGGCGCTGCCATTGTGGATGCCTCCTGTATCCGGCATATTCCCCGCGATGACATCGTCGTCAGGCCTTTGACAACGGAGGTGTATTCCAACATCTGGACGATAACGTCTGCGCGGCAGCCATGCCCGGCAACGGGCCAGCAATTCATCGATGCGCTGCATGCGGTACTGAAACAGCTCAGCGCTGCCGAGCCTTGGCCGCCAGCCAGCAAAACTAGCGGCGCCGCCTAA
- a CDS encoding Bug family tripartite tricarboxylate transporter substrate binding protein: MNRRLLNRFALLLPLVMLAAQSDPAAAQGNANQPISFVVPSAAGGSPDVLSRIITNQWSLNAHRPVIVENKPGAAGNIGVVQVIRGNELTVGYGNINTLAVNRALFSTLPYDVDKDLVPVSHLFNLYNVLIVPVASSVQSVQDLLAQARKNPGKLSYGASGVGTTGHMSGELLNHLEKLDTVFVPYQGGPAALQDLMGGRLDYMFINSSEAVPLIKSGKVRALAVTQLGKRIEQLPTVPTMDEAGVKGYEIVSWGGVVGNRKMTPEQAKALAADLDKVLKMPNVRESLQGLGAQPVGGTPEDFKQLIARETKKWTEIIQSSKIAKLN; encoded by the coding sequence ATGAACCGCCGTCTTCTGAACCGTTTTGCCCTCCTGTTGCCCCTTGTCATGCTGGCCGCGCAGTCGGATCCGGCTGCTGCCCAGGGCAACGCCAACCAGCCGATCAGCTTTGTCGTGCCCTCTGCGGCCGGCGGATCCCCTGACGTGCTCAGCCGCATCATTACCAACCAATGGTCGCTGAACGCCCATCGTCCGGTGATTGTAGAAAACAAGCCCGGAGCGGCAGGCAATATCGGTGTGGTGCAGGTGATCAGGGGCAACGAGCTCACCGTGGGCTATGGAAATATCAACACCCTGGCGGTCAACCGCGCGCTGTTCTCCACGCTGCCTTACGACGTGGACAAGGACCTGGTTCCGGTGTCGCACCTGTTCAACCTCTACAACGTGCTGATCGTTCCGGTGGCATCGAGCGTCCAATCCGTGCAGGACTTGCTGGCCCAAGCGCGCAAGAACCCCGGCAAGCTGTCCTATGGGGCTTCGGGCGTCGGCACCACCGGCCATATGAGTGGGGAGCTGCTCAACCATCTGGAAAAGCTCGATACCGTTTTCGTTCCCTACCAGGGCGGGCCGGCCGCGTTGCAGGACCTGATGGGCGGGCGCTTGGACTATATGTTCATCAACAGCTCCGAAGCGGTGCCGCTTATCAAGTCGGGCAAGGTGCGTGCGCTGGCCGTGACCCAGCTGGGCAAGCGGATCGAGCAGCTGCCCACTGTTCCGACGATGGACGAGGCGGGCGTCAAGGGCTATGAGATCGTCTCGTGGGGGGGCGTGGTGGGCAATCGCAAGATGACGCCTGAGCAGGCCAAGGCACTGGCCGCCGATCTGGACAAGGTGTTGAAGATGCCTAACGTGCGCGAAAGTCTTCAAGGCCTGGGCGCCCAGCCGGTGGGCGGCACGCCGGAGGATTTCAAGCAATTGATTGCCCGTGAGACGAAAAAATGGACCGAGATCATCCAGTCCAGCAAGATCGCGAAGCTCAACTGA
- a CDS encoding N-carbamoyl-D-amino-acid hydrolase → MTTRKLGLAVAQMGPVHLSDSRGSVVRRLVAMLREAKARGAEMVVFPELALTTFFPRYWMEEAQAQARFFEAQMPNADVQPLFDAARELGVGFYLGYAELAEDGRPYNTAVLVNSRGEIAGKYRKIHLPGHVEHKPEAPFQHLEKKYFDVGNLGFRVFDSGAVKYGMCLCNDRRWPETYRVMALQSAEVVMLGYNTPSLNIHWNEPVHLRTTTHLISLQANAYQNGIWVAAAAKCGSEDGHHMIGSSVIVAPTGEIVARTLTEDDEVICVSADLSLGEHFRQHVFNFAKHRRPEHYRLIVDRVGAGDPLP, encoded by the coding sequence ATGACAACACGAAAACTTGGTTTGGCCGTGGCCCAGATGGGGCCTGTTCATTTATCGGATAGCCGGGGCTCGGTGGTTCGGCGCTTGGTGGCCATGCTGCGCGAGGCCAAGGCCCGGGGCGCCGAGATGGTCGTTTTTCCGGAGTTGGCACTGACGACGTTCTTCCCGCGCTATTGGATGGAAGAAGCGCAAGCACAAGCGCGGTTCTTCGAAGCACAGATGCCCAATGCCGATGTGCAGCCGCTGTTTGATGCCGCGCGTGAGCTGGGCGTGGGCTTCTACCTGGGCTATGCCGAACTGGCCGAAGACGGGCGACCCTACAACACCGCCGTACTGGTCAACTCCAGGGGAGAAATTGCGGGCAAGTACCGCAAGATCCACCTGCCCGGCCATGTGGAACATAAGCCAGAAGCTCCGTTCCAGCATCTGGAGAAGAAGTACTTCGATGTCGGCAACCTGGGGTTCAGGGTGTTCGATTCAGGCGCTGTCAAATACGGCATGTGCCTGTGCAACGACCGCCGCTGGCCGGAAACCTACCGCGTGATGGCCTTGCAAAGTGCCGAGGTGGTCATGCTGGGCTACAACACGCCGTCGCTCAATATCCATTGGAATGAGCCGGTGCATCTGCGCACGACCACCCACCTGATCTCATTGCAGGCCAATGCCTACCAAAATGGAATCTGGGTGGCGGCAGCGGCGAAATGCGGTTCCGAAGATGGCCACCACATGATTGGCAGCTCCGTCATTGTTGCGCCCACCGGAGAGATCGTGGCGCGCACGCTGACCGAGGACGATGAGGTCATCTGCGTCAGCGCCGATCTGTCGCTGGGTGAACATTTCCGCCAGCATGTCTTCAATTTCGCCAAGCACCGCAGGCCTGAGCACTACCGCTTGATTGTGGACCGGGTGGGCGCGGGCGATCCGCTGCCCTGA
- a CDS encoding SMP-30/gluconolactonase/LRE family protein, translated as MHIQPLIPQRLALGECPHWDASTGQLWAMDCRRGLLLRIDPASGQTEQHLLPAPTGSFALNADGRIVIAMKEALGLYDPAGRQLQTLAELDEHLPHLRLNDGCALPDGRFLVGSMHLHLEAGEAPRGGIYVLERDGQLQRIGPALTTANGPLIHPRSGRLFIADSAAQSIYSFDISSGQAQDQQLFVSTQPQQSAPDGCCWDSEGGLWTALVRTGQLARYDAQGALSQLIRLPMAHPSALCFGGPDLADLYVTSISDSGRLRASGPLDGAIVRITGLGYRGLAKPKARILITD; from the coding sequence ATGCATATCCAGCCCCTGATCCCGCAACGCCTGGCCCTGGGTGAATGCCCCCACTGGGATGCCAGCACCGGCCAGCTCTGGGCCATGGACTGCCGGCGCGGCCTGCTGCTGCGCATCGACCCGGCCAGTGGCCAAACGGAGCAGCACCTGCTGCCAGCGCCCACGGGCTCATTCGCGCTGAATGCGGACGGCAGGATCGTCATCGCAATGAAGGAGGCGCTGGGCCTGTATGACCCTGCCGGCCGCCAGTTGCAGACCCTCGCCGAGCTGGATGAGCACCTGCCCCATCTGCGCTTGAACGATGGCTGCGCGCTGCCCGATGGCCGCTTTCTGGTCGGCAGCATGCACCTGCACCTGGAAGCAGGCGAAGCACCCAGGGGCGGCATCTATGTGTTGGAGCGGGATGGGCAGTTGCAGCGCATAGGCCCGGCCCTTACAACCGCCAATGGCCCGCTGATCCACCCCAGAAGCGGCCGCCTCTTTATTGCCGACAGCGCCGCGCAAAGCATTTATTCCTTTGATATCAGCAGCGGCCAGGCGCAGGACCAGCAGCTGTTCGTCAGCACCCAGCCCCAACAATCTGCGCCCGACGGCTGCTGCTGGGACAGCGAGGGAGGCCTCTGGACCGCCTTGGTACGCACCGGCCAGCTCGCCCGCTACGATGCCCAAGGGGCGCTGAGCCAGTTGATCCGCCTGCCCATGGCCCACCCCAGTGCGCTCTGCTTTGGCGGGCCGGATCTGGCAGACTTGTATGTGACCAGCATCTCGGACAGCGGCCGCCTGCGCGCCAGCGGCCCGCTCGATGGTGCCATTGTGCGCATCACCGGCCTGGGCTACCGGGGGCTGGCCAAGCCCAAGGCGCGCATCCTTATTACCGACTAG
- a CDS encoding enoyl-CoA hydratase/isomerase family protein, whose amino-acid sequence MSEPSVLLEVADGVALVTLNRPPVNALNRAMRRELVAIFDAISERDDVRCAVLTGSGSVFCAGADLKDRPNAEVAGDFLEHNRVTRETGNAIKECAKPVIAAVNGTALGAGMGLAAACDILYASSNASFGMPEINVGLAGGASMLKTLLGRSTMRRMFFTGQRLTAQEMLQRNVVEEVLAPEALLPKAMEMAREIASKAPLAVIYAKRAANMVDLMPQRDAYRFEQEFTMALAKTEDAKEARMAFLEKRAPVFKGR is encoded by the coding sequence ATGTCTGAGCCCTCCGTTTTGCTGGAAGTCGCCGATGGCGTGGCCCTGGTCACGCTCAACCGCCCACCGGTCAATGCCCTCAACCGGGCGATGCGGCGCGAGCTGGTGGCGATTTTTGATGCGATCTCCGAACGCGACGATGTGCGCTGCGCGGTGCTGACGGGTTCCGGCTCGGTGTTCTGCGCCGGCGCCGATCTGAAGGACCGGCCCAATGCCGAGGTGGCCGGTGACTTTCTGGAGCACAACCGCGTCACCCGCGAAACCGGCAATGCGATCAAGGAATGCGCCAAGCCGGTGATTGCGGCGGTGAACGGCACGGCTCTGGGCGCAGGCATGGGCCTGGCTGCGGCCTGCGACATTCTCTATGCCTCGTCGAACGCGAGCTTTGGCATGCCCGAGATCAATGTGGGCCTGGCGGGCGGGGCCTCGATGCTCAAGACCTTGCTGGGACGCTCGACGATGCGCCGCATGTTTTTTACCGGCCAGCGCCTGACGGCCCAGGAGATGCTGCAGCGCAATGTGGTCGAAGAAGTGCTGGCGCCCGAAGCGCTGCTGCCCAAGGCCATGGAGATGGCGCGCGAGATTGCGTCCAAGGCACCGCTGGCGGTGATCTATGCCAAACGCGCCGCCAATATGGTGGACCTGATGCCCCAGCGCGATGCCTACCGTTTTGAGCAGGAGTTCACGATGGCGCTGGCCAAGACCGAAGACGCCAAGGAAGCGCGCATGGCCTTCCTGGAAAAGCGCGCCCCCGTTTTCAAAGGACGCTGA
- a CDS encoding flavin reductase family protein: MRVHLSNCGSISLMDAHNFRALDVLIEPQPEPQLAQALTRIGTRDGDSHVWLFPQVLRFLACQAADSEWDTGFAAMLAYAQQHGWVNDQGQVRAHITLAAEDQVVSVADFKAAMRALPAGISAVTTGQGKDVAGMIVSSLTSISAEPPMVGFFAHSASSMGDTLLQTGKFVANVLGEEHSQIIASFLSQPQGEARFKEGRWHSSEHQLPVLSDALASMECDIVCTHTLGTHKLVVGKIRKSSCNSASPVVNFNASTHKLVPLAA; the protein is encoded by the coding sequence ATGCGCGTTCACCTCAGCAACTGCGGCTCCATCAGCCTGATGGATGCCCACAATTTTCGGGCACTCGACGTGCTGATCGAGCCCCAGCCCGAGCCCCAGCTCGCGCAGGCCCTGACCCGTATTGGCACGCGCGACGGCGACAGCCATGTCTGGCTGTTTCCCCAGGTGCTGCGCTTTCTGGCCTGCCAGGCCGCAGACAGCGAATGGGACACGGGCTTTGCCGCCATGCTGGCCTATGCGCAGCAGCACGGCTGGGTCAACGACCAAGGCCAGGTGCGTGCCCATATCACCTTGGCCGCGGAAGACCAGGTCGTCTCGGTGGCCGACTTCAAGGCCGCGATGCGCGCCCTGCCCGCCGGCATCAGCGCCGTGACCACCGGCCAGGGCAAGGACGTCGCCGGCATGATCGTCTCCAGCCTCACCTCCATCTCGGCCGAGCCCCCAATGGTCGGCTTTTTTGCCCACAGCGCCTCGTCGATGGGTGATACCTTGCTGCAAACGGGCAAGTTTGTCGCCAATGTGCTGGGTGAGGAACACAGCCAGATCATCGCCAGCTTTCTGAGTCAGCCCCAAGGCGAGGCCCGCTTCAAGGAAGGCCGCTGGCACAGCAGCGAACACCAGCTGCCCGTGCTGAGCGACGCGCTGGCCAGCATGGAATGCGACATTGTCTGCACCCACACCCTGGGCACGCACAAGCTGGTGGTCGGCAAGATCCGCAAGTCCTCCTGCAACAGCGCCAGCCCCGTGGTGAACTTCAATGCCAGCACGCACAAGCTGGTGCCCTTGGCGGCCTGA
- a CDS encoding LLM class flavin-dependent oxidoreductase, which translates to MEFGVFILAQQRGYHQRSQDVINNSIEQTVVAEQAGFNTAWYAEHHFNNYSLSPSPLMTVAHAAAKTKTIRLGTAVCILPLYHPARFLAEVGFVDTVSNGRLELGVGSGYQQFEFERFGVEIANSGAIFNEFLDIIPKALTQKIFEYQGEFLNIPPSSIAVRCVQDPMPPLWVTSGNPVTLGRGVREGHNLFVTALLNGNEAIAGLRTKLENIASAEGKDLDSDVKFGFLRCGYASDNESEINAYLDCARFQRRISESLKFRRAQSEDGYMVKEVPTETDPTFEQLRKNLPVGSVNEVIDKLLEEISILKPKHIALQTQLGDFDQKTMLKQIELWGDKIIPAVKKEVGQAVALA; encoded by the coding sequence ATGGAATTTGGCGTATTCATTCTGGCGCAGCAGCGCGGCTACCACCAGCGCTCTCAGGACGTTATCAACAACTCCATCGAACAAACCGTGGTGGCAGAGCAAGCGGGTTTCAATACCGCCTGGTATGCCGAACACCATTTCAACAATTACTCGCTGTCGCCATCGCCATTAATGACCGTGGCCCATGCCGCGGCCAAAACCAAAACCATTCGCCTGGGCACGGCGGTGTGCATTTTGCCACTCTACCACCCCGCCCGCTTCCTGGCCGAGGTCGGCTTTGTCGACACCGTGTCCAATGGGCGACTCGAGCTGGGCGTGGGCTCGGGCTACCAGCAGTTTGAGTTTGAACGCTTTGGCGTCGAGATCGCCAATTCCGGCGCGATCTTCAATGAGTTTCTCGACATTATTCCCAAGGCCCTGACCCAGAAAATATTCGAATACCAGGGCGAATTCCTGAATATCCCCCCCAGCTCCATCGCTGTGCGCTGCGTGCAAGACCCGATGCCCCCGCTCTGGGTCACCTCGGGCAACCCCGTTACCCTGGGCCGTGGCGTGCGCGAAGGCCACAACCTGTTTGTCACCGCGCTGCTCAACGGCAACGAAGCGATTGCCGGCCTACGCACCAAGCTGGAAAACATTGCCTCGGCCGAAGGCAAGGACCTGGACAGTGATGTGAAGTTCGGCTTTCTGCGCTGCGGCTATGCCTCGGACAACGAATCCGAAATCAATGCCTACCTGGACTGCGCCCGCTTTCAGCGCCGCATCTCCGAGAGCCTCAAGTTCCGCCGCGCTCAGTCCGAAGACGGCTACATGGTCAAAGAAGTGCCGACCGAGACCGACCCGACCTTCGAGCAGCTGCGCAAGAACCTGCCCGTCGGCTCGGTCAACGAAGTGATCGACAAGCTGCTCGAAGAGATCAGCATCCTCAAGCCCAAGCACATTGCGCTGCAAACCCAGCTGGGCGATTTCGACCAGAAGACCATGCTCAAGCAGATCGAGCTGTGGGGCGACAAGATCATTCCCGCCGTGAAAAAAGAAGTGGGCCAGGCCGTAGCGCTGGCGTAA
- a CDS encoding LysR family transcriptional regulator, producing MELFLSVSQTRSFSETARLFGISATAVSRMITEFEDGLQVKLLLRSTRQVSLTESGQEYAAQLEGILWTINQAHTSITAISSAPQGRLRVHARTMFGQRVLPGLIARFRQAHPEILVELLLSETKVDLVKNNIDIDFRISPPVEAGVKRRMLFHSQRYLVASPAYAEKMPAIHQPADLLQAQCLAYYLPGKDHIWHFKNDAGVEDIRFSPRHLTNNGIALLELAKLGEGIALLDDYTVYPDLAAGNLVRLLPDYVVSNTTFEEGMFATIVDSAIIPAKVKLFLDFVASQVAGEAQRFALPK from the coding sequence ATGGAGCTGTTCCTGTCGGTGTCGCAGACCCGCAGTTTTTCAGAGACGGCGCGGCTGTTTGGCATCTCGGCTACCGCCGTGTCGAGAATGATCACCGAGTTTGAAGACGGGCTGCAGGTCAAGCTGCTGCTGCGCTCCACGCGCCAGGTGTCGCTGACCGAATCAGGTCAGGAGTATGCGGCCCAGTTGGAGGGCATTCTCTGGACCATCAACCAGGCGCACACCAGCATCACCGCCATCAGCTCTGCCCCGCAGGGGCGCCTGCGCGTGCACGCACGCACCATGTTCGGCCAGCGCGTGCTGCCCGGCCTCATCGCGCGCTTTCGCCAGGCCCACCCCGAGATACTGGTGGAGCTGCTGCTGTCCGAGACCAAGGTGGACCTGGTCAAGAACAATATCGATATTGATTTCCGAATATCGCCGCCGGTGGAAGCGGGCGTCAAGCGGCGCATGCTGTTTCACAGTCAGCGTTATTTGGTGGCGTCACCCGCTTATGCCGAGAAAATGCCTGCTATCCATCAACCCGCTGATTTATTGCAGGCCCAATGTCTGGCCTATTATTTGCCAGGCAAAGACCATATCTGGCATTTCAAGAATGATGCAGGGGTTGAAGATATTCGATTTTCTCCGCGTCATTTGACCAACAATGGCATTGCTTTATTGGAGTTGGCAAAATTGGGCGAGGGTATTGCGCTGCTCGATGATTACACGGTTTACCCCGATCTGGCGGCGGGCAATCTGGTGCGGCTGTTGCCAGATTATGTGGTGAGCAATACCACGTTCGAAGAAGGCATGTTTGCGACGATTGTCGATTCGGCGATTATCCCCGCCAAGGTCAAGCTATTTCTGGATTTTGTCGCCAGCCAGGTGGCGGGGGAGGCGCAGCGCTTTGCGCTGCCCAAGTGA
- a CDS encoding N-acyl-D-amino-acid deacylase family protein translates to MLIDGSGGQAYSGDVAVEGERIAQVGAVQAQAGDTVIDLQGLALAPGFIDSHTHDDGYLLVHRDMVPKVSQGITTVVTGNCGISLAPLVPQNLPQPLDLLGPPELFRFGRFGEWLQALQAQPAAVNVIPLVGHTTLRVKVMADHQREATDDECAQMRDLLTEALDEGAFGISTGTFYPPARHATTWELLEVCRPLRGRQAVYATHLRDEADDIVPAMQEALAVGRDADCRVVFSHHKLAGERNHGRSEETLALIREASSKQPVCVDCHPYPATSTMLRLDRVRLASRTMITWSSACPEAKGRDFADLQQQWGLDDEALLARLSPAGAIYFLMDQHDVDRIFAFPLTMVGSDGLPFDPHPHPRQWGTFTRVLRRMVRECGLLSLEEGIHRMTGLAAQQYGLEQRGRLEPGCFADLVVFDPQRVSDKATFEEPVQASEGIEQVWVNGQQVWDGHQPTGARPGQVLRRAEPEQTTQKECGK, encoded by the coding sequence ATGCTGATCGACGGCTCTGGCGGGCAGGCTTACAGCGGCGATGTGGCGGTGGAGGGTGAGCGGATTGCCCAGGTGGGCGCGGTGCAGGCGCAGGCCGGTGATACCGTCATCGACCTGCAGGGCCTGGCCCTTGCACCGGGCTTTATCGATTCGCACACCCACGATGATGGCTACCTGCTGGTGCACCGCGATATGGTGCCCAAAGTCTCCCAGGGTATAACCACGGTGGTTACCGGCAACTGCGGCATCAGTCTGGCGCCGCTGGTGCCGCAAAACCTGCCGCAGCCCCTGGACCTGCTGGGGCCGCCCGAGTTGTTTCGCTTTGGGCGCTTTGGCGAGTGGCTGCAAGCCTTGCAGGCGCAGCCAGCGGCGGTCAATGTCATCCCGCTGGTGGGCCATACCACCTTGCGCGTCAAGGTGATGGCGGACCACCAGCGTGAAGCCACCGATGACGAGTGCGCGCAGATGCGGGATTTGCTGACCGAAGCGCTGGACGAAGGGGCCTTCGGCATCTCGACCGGCACCTTCTACCCGCCTGCACGCCATGCCACAACCTGGGAACTGCTCGAAGTCTGCAGGCCACTGCGCGGCCGCCAGGCCGTGTATGCCACCCATCTGCGGGATGAGGCCGATGACATTGTCCCGGCGATGCAAGAGGCATTGGCCGTGGGGCGCGACGCAGACTGCCGGGTGGTTTTCTCCCACCACAAGCTCGCTGGCGAGCGCAACCATGGCCGCTCGGAAGAGACGCTGGCGCTGATCCGGGAGGCCAGCAGCAAGCAGCCCGTTTGTGTGGACTGCCACCCTTATCCCGCCACGTCCACGATGCTGCGGCTCGACCGGGTTCGCCTGGCAAGCCGCACCATGATCACCTGGTCCAGCGCTTGTCCAGAAGCCAAAGGACGGGATTTTGCCGACCTGCAGCAGCAATGGGGCCTGGACGATGAAGCGCTGTTGGCGCGCCTGTCACCGGCCGGCGCCATTTACTTCTTGATGGATCAGCACGATGTGGACCGCATCTTTGCGTTTCCTTTGACGATGGTGGGGTCCGATGGCCTGCCTTTTGATCCACACCCCCATCCACGCCAGTGGGGCACCTTCACACGCGTGCTGCGGCGCATGGTGCGCGAATGCGGCTTGCTGTCGCTGGAAGAGGGCATCCACCGGATGACGGGGCTGGCTGCGCAGCAGTATGGGCTGGAGCAGCGTGGGCGTTTGGAGCCCGGCTGCTTTGCCGACCTGGTGGTGTTTGACCCCCAACGGGTTTCGGACAAGGCCACGTTTGAGGAGCCAGTGCAGGCCAGCGAGGGAATCGAACAAGTCTGGGTCAATGGGCAGCAGGTGTGGGATGGCCACCAGCCTACCGGCGCGCGGCCAGGACAAGTGCTGCGCCGGGCAGAGCCCGAGCAGACAACGCAAAAGGAGTGCGGGAAATGA